The DNA sequence GGCCCGCCAATTAGGGTCACCCACTGCAAGCTCCAGTGGAATTAGAGCGTGAAGAAGAAACCCCATGATTTGCGGACTAGGCCGAATGTCTACTCCTATCCGGAACCCACTTCCCAATGTGGATTCGAATATGGAGCGCCACGAGGAAAGGACGGCTTCAACCAGCGTTTCTCCGCTGAGGGGTTGCTGGGCAAGCAGGCTTCGCGTCACTTCGGGCCAATCATCACTATCCCATCCGAAGTAGGGGGAAGATGGTGTTTTTGGGCGCATCAACGTCCCACCCTTGCGATTGCCAACCCTTGCCTCGCTCACCCACTTGGGCCACTGTGCGTTGATCACGGCGCTAGGGAACCACAGATCGACCCACTGCGTGGACCATTCGTGGACTCAAGCCACTCGGTCCCGGGTATGGACCGCTGTGACCTGCCCAACCACCCGAACATCCCACGGCCTCCGGAGCCGTGTGCGCAGGTACGAATGCTGGCATGGGCACCCGGCATACGTGCTCAGGTGCTCCTGTCGCCAAGTGGGCGCGCTGAGGGCGTCTGCAGTGTGCCGCCGACGTCGATCTCTGCACTTCCCGGCAT is a window from the Streptomyces capillispiralis genome containing:
- a CDS encoding ScaI family restriction endonuclease — encoded protein: MINAQWPKWVSEARVGNRKGGTLMRPKTPSSPYFGWDSDDWPEVTRSLLAQQPLSGETLVEAVLSSWRSIFESTLGSGFRIGVDIRPSPQIMGFLLHALIPLELAVGDPNWRADAKAAEKDLVYQPDFRYSIEIKTSSHRDQIFGNRSFGVDNPGNGKKAKDGYYVAVNFEKWGDVPAGLPRIRLIRYGWLDHTDWIAQASQTGQQSSLPAIVANTQLLTLYSAN